The following is a genomic window from Butyricimonas faecihominis.
TGAATAAAAATGTTAAAATAGCACTATTTAGAGAGGCGCAATAAACGATCCTTTATTTATATTCAAAGACAAAGATATTACATTTAACGAATAATATGCCACTTCCTCTCAAAAGAATTCCAATCTTTCCTTAAAGCATTTTAATCAAGCCACACCCACTTACACTTCCACGTAACAAGAAAAACTCTCGTACTAACAAATTATTATTATAAGTCAGTACGAGAGCCATTAAAAATCATCAATCAAAATTCCTACTTTAGCAATCTCTCCAATTTCTCAATCATCTTCGCAAAAGCCTCCTTCGTATAACCGACCTCAATCTCCACGATCTTTCCCTTCTTATCAATGATAAAATTTCGAGGAATGGTTGCCGTGGCAAACTTCGAATAAATCTTACGTTCCGGATCAAGTCCCATAGGGAACGTGTATCCATTTCTTTCTCGAAACTTCTTCACCTGCTCCTTACTCTCCTCGCGAGAAATAGCCAAGAACACGAAATCTTTCCCTTTAAAGCGATCAATAATCTCCTTCTGCACCCGTTTCAACTCCTCTTGACAAGGAGGACACCACGTAGCCCAGAAATTAATTAATACTATCTTCCCCTTTAAATCCTTAATATTGATCTTTTGTCCATCAAACATCTCCACGACAAATTCGGGAACATCATCCCCGACTTTTACCAGCGTCACCTTTTCCTGAGCGTTAACTCTTGCTAAAGTTCCCAGTACCAACAAGGAAACCGTAAAAATAAATACCCTTTTCATGACCTTTTCTTTATTTGGTTCTTTACAAAGATAAATAATATTTTCAATAATCATTCTTGAATAAATTAAATACATTTGCATTATAATATTAACCAGCAAACAAAAACAGACCGTGCGCCTTATTTTTTACCTGCTCTTAGTAATATTCCTATATTCCTGCCGGGAAGCAACCTCCCGGCTCGAACAAACCCTGCAACTTGCCGGAGACAACAAGCTGGAACTCCAAAAAGTGCTGGACCACTATGCCAGCGACAGCCTCAAACTAAAAGCGGCTATTTTCCTTATCGAGAACATGCCAGGTCACTATTCCCTCGACGGTCCCTACCTTCGGCAACTCCAACGCATCATCGACAGCACGGGGACCCCTTACTTGATGAAGAAAGTCATCCTCATGCAACCCCTCCGTTATCCCTATTCCCGCCAGCAACTCAGGGCGGAACCGGACCTCGAACAAGTGAAAGCCGACTACCTCATTCACCAAATTGACCAAACCTTCCGGCTATGGACCAACAGTCCTTGGCTCGAAGACCTCACTCTTGAAAGTTTCCTTGAATATTTACTACCTTACCGGATTGGTAACGAACCCCTCGACTATTGGCGGGATTCCATAGATTCTCGGCTAAGGGAACGCCTGCAAGAGGCAGGACGCTACTTTGATAACCAAAAACACTCCCCCTATAACATGGCGCAGATCGTTTACGGTCACGCCCTAGGACTTGATTCCGGAAAGGACAACCTAGCAGGAATCCCCTTCTCGGCTAAAGAATGTGTCTTTTCTAGCCAACTACAACTACTGGCATATCGTATGGTAGGTATTCCCGCAGCCATAGACCACGTCCCCTATTGGGCCGACATGAACGGATTCCACGAATGGACGGTCGTCATGGATACCCAAAACAAGGACATACTCGCCGGACAGATAGAGATGAAAAACGCCCCGAAAGTATATCGCCGCACGTACTCGACCAACCCCATTCCCGTTCCCGAAAAGGACGAATACATTCCCCCGTTTTTCACCAACCCCTTCAACCGAGATGTCACCGACAAATACCTGCACACCTCGGATGTTACGGTTTCCGCAACTGTCCCCGTGCAGGCACGCCACGCCTATCTCGCCATATTCAACGGGCGGGAACTCCGGGTCGTCGACTGGAGCGACGTGCAACAAGACAAAGCCCGCTTTCACGCCATGGGTCCCAACATCGTGTATTTCCCCGTCTATTTCGAGAAGGAATACCAGCGAAACTTCGCCTATCCCTTCATCCTGCGGGCAAACGGGACAACTGTCACATTACGTCCCGACACGACACGACGACAGACTCTCACCCTCACCCGTAAATATCCTTTACATCACCACAAAGTGTACCACGGCAACGCCCTTGTTGGGGCAAGGTTTCAAGCATCGAACGATCCAACATTCCGAAACCCCGTAACCATCCACAGTGTCACCCACAACCCGAACATGCAACCCGAAATCGTTCCGGTCGACACCACGCAAAAATACCGTTACTGGCGATTTAACCATACCAAGATTGTGGAACTCGCCGAGTGGAGATTCAAGGACAAGCGGGGTCTAAACCTAACAGGAAAAAGCATTGACCCCGAAGGTAGAGGAGCCCGCCTCGCCAACATCTTCGACAACGACCCGCTTTCTCACGGGAGAATATCCCACCAGCTCGTCGTGGACTTCGACCACCCCGTCAGCGTGTCGGAAATCATCTACCTGCCCCGCAACGACGCAAACGGCGTGTACCCCGGAAACGAGTACGAGCTATTATACTTTGACCTCGGTGGTTGGCAATCTCTCGGTTGTAAAATCGCCACGGGCTATTCCGTTGAATTTGAAAACGTTCCATCGAATGCGGTTTACTGGCTGCGCAATCACACGGCTGGCAAGGAAGAGCGTGTATTCACGATACAAAACGGGGAACAACGTTTCTGGTAAAATAAAATCATCATTTTTATTCGTGTTTCCCTTCTTCTTTCAGGAAAAATCGCTAATTTAGGCTATTCATTAAAGAAAGAGGTTATGTTGGATACAATAAAACAGTTCCTCAAGGAACACGAGATTGACGAGAAAGCGGGATTTATCATTGCCGTTAGCGGGGGGGCCGATTCAATCACTTTACTCCACGCATTCAAGTACTTGAATCTACGCATACACGCCTTGCATTGCAACTTCAACCTGCGAGGCAAAGAGTCGAACATGGACGAACAATTCGTAAAACGGTTCTGTGAAACCTACGGTATCCCTATGAGCGTAAAACACTTTGACACCCAAGAATACGCCAAGAAAAAAAGTATCAGCATAGAGATGGCCGCACGGGAATTGCGCTACGACTGGTTCGAAGAAATGCGCCAAAAGAAAAAAATGGACTACATTGTCGTGGGACACCATGCCGACGATCTCGCCGAAACTCTCTTTATTAATATATGCCGCGGAACCGGCATCAAGGGTCTCACCGGTATCCGTCCTGTCAAAGAGCGTATTCTGCGTCCGCTCCTGTCCCGTTCCCGGGAAGAGATCCTTACTTACATCGAGCAAAACCAACTGGGGTATCGCACCGACTCCACCAACAACTCGCTCGACTACGTACGGAACAAAATTCGCCACATGATCATCCCCGTGTGCAAGGACATCAATCCCTCGTTCCTCAACACGGTCCGGGAGAACTGTAACACCCTCAAGGAAGTGGAGCAAATTTACCGCTACGGTATAGACCGCTTGAAAGAGGAAGTACTTAGTGAAGAAAACGGGGAAACCCTTATCGACATACAAAAAACACTGGCGGCCCCGGCCCCTTACACACTCCTATTCGAGATCCTACGGCCCTATGGTTTTAACGCCACGCAAATCGAGGATATTCTTGAAAGCAGCGACGCCATCCCCGGCAAACAATTCGAGGCAGAAGAATACTTACTTACGAAAGGTAGGATCTACTGGCGGCTGTTCAATATCTTAGAAAAAGAAGACAAACGCACTCTTTTGGCTGATAGTGGAGAATACCACGTCGATGACAGCATCTTCCGGCTCGAAGAACAAGACATCGATGACTCTTTTATCGTTCCCCGTGACCTTGACACAGGGTGTTTTGACCTCGATAAAATCACGTATCCTCTCGTATTACGCCACTGGTCCATGGGTGACTGGTTCTGTCCCCTCGGTATGAAACGCAGCAAAAAGAAATTAAGTGACTTTTTCACTGACCTCAAATTCAGTGCCAAGCAGAAAAAAGATTGTCTTATTCTACAATCCGGCAAGGACATTATTTGGGTTGTCGGCCACCGCATAGACGACCGATACAAGGTTTCGCCTGCCACCAAAAGAGTTTTAATCATCAAACAAATAAAAGGAATTTAATACGCATTAAATGATCAATGCTCTAAATAAAAAAAGAGGCCCGTCGGCCTCTTTTTAACACACTAACAATAAATTTACTACACTTATAAAAGCAAAAAACATTTCCTTCAATTGCTGGGCAAAGATAAATATTTAAAACGTTTGCGCAAACTTTTTTAAGAAAAAAAACGTTCGCGTATAACTAATCTAAAAGTTCTTTGTTTTTCATTTTTTTATCCATACTTTTGTGTGAGTTTACGACATTAAACGAGAGAGTTAACATCATTATTAACCAAATAATAAAAAAACAAATGTCAAAGATTAAAGTTGGTATCAACGGATTCGGACGTATCGGCCGTCTAGTTTTTAGAGCTGCAATGACAAGAGACGATATTGAAATCGTTGGAATAAATGACCTTATCGATGTCGACTACATGGTTTACATGTTGAAATATGATACCATGCACGGTCGTTTCAACGGAACCGTTGAGGCTAAAGATGGAAAACTCGTTGTAAACGGACACGCTATCCGTGTTACAGCAGAGAGAAACCCGGAAGACTTGAAATGGAACGAGGTGGGTGCAGAATATGTAGTTGAATCAACCGGACTTTTCTTAACGAAAGAAAAAGCAGAAGCTCATTTGAAAGCCGGGGCAAAAAGAGTCGTGATGTCCGCCCCGTCAAAAGATGATACCCCGATGTTCGTGATGGGTGTAAACCACAAAACCTACGCCGGACAAACTATTGTTTCTAACGCATCATGTACCACAAATTGTTTGGCTCCGCTGGCGAAAGTAATGCATGATAAATTCGGTATTGTTGAAGGTTTGATGACCACCGTACACGCTACCACCGCTACCCAAAAAACTGTAGACGGTCCTTCTATGAAAGACTGGAGAGGTGGACGTGCCGCTGCCGGCAACATCATCCCGTCATCTACCGGAGCTGCTAAAGCTGTAGGTAAAGTAATCCCGGAACTAAACGGCAAATTAACCGGTATGTCATTCCGTGTTCCGACATTGGACGTATCTGTTGTTGACCTGACTTGCCGTCTGGAAAAAGCTGCAACTTACGAAGAGATTAAAGCTGCCATGAAAGAGGCTTCTGAAAACGAACTGAAAGGTATCCTCGGTTATACCGAAGAAGACGTTGTTTCTTCTGACTTCTTGGGTGATGCCCGCACTTCTATTTTCGATGCTAAAGCAGGTATTGCGTTAAACTCTAACTTCGTGAAACTCGTTTCTTGGTATGACAACGAGTGGGGATATTCCAACAAAGTTATCGAGTTAATCGCTCACATGGCTACAGTAAAATAAAAAAAGGGGCATGAGCCCCTTTTTTAGTCTATTACACACACTAACCACATGGAAAATAATCAACAAAAACGGCCATACAAGCTAGGTTTGGCATTAAGTGGAGGAGGAGCCAGAGGATTCGCCCATCTAGGCGTTTACAAGGCAATGCAGGAGCTGGGAATTAAACCGGATATCATTTCAGGAACCAGTGCGGGAGCGATAGCCGGGCTTATATTTGCATCCGGTCACTCGGCTGAGGACGGGCTTAAATTCTTTCAAGACAGAAAACTGCTCGACTTCGCACGACCTTTAGTCTCCAAAACCGGAATCATGACCATGACCGGAATGGAAAAAAGGTTATCCGAGTTTATTCATGTTGAAACTTTCGAGGAACTACAAATACCGTTGGTGGTCACCGCCACCAACATGAACTTGGGCATACCTACGCATTTCAGCACGGGCAAAGTAGTCCCCTGCGTGTTAGCATCCTGTTCTATACCGATCGTGTTCGTACCCGTTACCATCAATCACCACCAGTACTCGGACGGCGGGGTATTTATGAACCTACCCGTGCGCCCGATCCGGGAGTTATGCGAGACGGTTATCGGTGTACATATCGACCCGCTGGAGCCCTGTAATCACATCAAAAGTATGGTCCACTTAGCCGAACGCTCCTTCCACATGGGTATTCTGTCAAACATGAACATCGATACCCGCTTGTGTGACATCGTTATCGTGCCGAAACACATCAGCCGATACAGCATGTTCGACCTCAATAACATCGAAAAAATAGTGGACGAAGGTTACCGACAGGCTAAAATCGTATTCTCTCGCCCAAAAATCATGAAAAAACTGAATAGCCTAATAATTCAGTGATCCCATCGATGAAATCTAAAATCACTAAATTACCATGTTTTCTTCCCTTCAAGCCCTTGGAATATCCTCGCTGAACGAGATGCAAGAAACCTCGCTGAAAGCTCATCGGGAAACCGATCACATCATCTTGCTCTCTCCCACCGGATCAGGTAAAACCCTAGCCTTCCTATTACCCTTGCTAGAAAACCTTGCTTCGGATAACACGAAAGCACAAGCTATCATCCTAACCCCATCGAGAGAACTGGCCTTGCAGATAGAACAAGTATTCCGTTCCCTGAAAAGCGGTTTCAAGGTAGTATGCTGTTACGGGGGACATGACATCAACATGGAAAGTCGCAGCCTGACATACACGCCCACACTGATCATCGGGACACCGGGACGCATTCTCGATCACATCACCCGGGGGACAATTGACACGGGCTCGATCTCCACCATCATTCTCGATGAGTTTGATAAGGCACTGGAATTCGGTTTTCAAGAAGACATGGAAACCATCTTCTCGTACTTGCCACACCTGCAAAAGCGTGTCTTAACCTCTGCAACATCGGCCATCGAGATACCAAAATTCACGGGCCTACGAAACCCTCTCATGCTGGATTTTCTTGAAGGTGCCGCACCGATCAAGTTAACACTCAAAAGCGTGTACACCGAAGGTAACAACAAACTCGACACGCTCTACAAACTACTATGTGATCTAGAGGAAGGTCCTACCCTGATTTTTTGTAACTATCGGGAACGGGCGGAAGAAGTGAGTAATTACCTGTGGGATAAAGGAGTCAATAACGAGTATTTCCACGGGGGAATGGAACAGGAAGAACGCGAACGAGTGCTGTGTAAATTCCGCAATGGAAGTACTTACATTTTCATCTCGACGGACCTCGCCTCCCGCGGCCTGGACATCCCGGAGATAAAATACATCATCCACTATCACCTCCCCGAAAAGCCGGAATCCTTCACCCATCGCAACGGTCGAACTGCCCGGATGAATGCCTCCGGTACCGCTTTTCTCCTACTCGACAGGGATGAATCCCGCCCGGATTTCCTAACCGAAATCCCGGAAACCTACCACCCCGTCGGCAAATACCCCGCCCCAGCAGAACCATTCTGGTCTACCCTCTACATCGGCAAAGGAAAAAAAGACAAGGTCAACAAAATGGACATCGTCGGTTTCCTCTGCCAAAAAGGGAACTTGAAAAAAGAAGACATCGGTAAAATCGAAGTCAAAGACCATCACTCTTTCGTCGCCGTCAAACGAGGCAATTTAAGGCAACTACTTTCCCTCATCCGAAGAGAGAAAATCAAAAATATGAGAGCCAAAATAGAACTTTCGAGGTAAAGTAATATAGAATAAATTTTAAAGACTAAAATTAAAGGGACTTTCCAGCCCCTTTAACTTATATACCCTTTCATTTTTTCTACTATCACCGAATTACCTGCCAGTATAGCAATCCCCCGGTCTTCCCGGAAAGGTTCAACATGGCCTCCCGCCTCCTGCACGATAAGCACCCCGGCACACACGTCCCAGAGCTTCAAACCCAGTTCCCAGTACCCGTCCAGAAACCCGGCTGCCACCCCGCAAAGATCGTAAGCGGCTGAACCCATGCGTCTGATACCCCTCAGATGCGGCAAAATACGGCTAATATTATCAATATTATTCACAGGATGTATTCCCTTATCGTAAGGGAAACCCGTGGCCAGCACGGAACGATCGAGTTCCGTCTTGTCGGAAACATGGATCGGGGCATTGTTTAGAAAAGCCCCTTTGCCTCGGATTGCCGTGTACAGCTCGTTCAAGTACGGAGCGTACACAACTCCTAATAACGTCTCTCCCCGGTATTGAAGCCCGATAGACACGCAAAACACGGGTAATCCTTGACTATAATTATTTGTCCCGTCCAAAGGGTCCACCACCCACAGATAGTCACTATGAGCATCATGTTTCCCACTTTCTTCCCCCAACACACTATGACCGGGAAAACACTTGCCGATACGCTCGATCAGCATGGATTCACTTAGCTTATCCACCTTCGTCACGACATCATGTACCGTTGACTTCGTTTCAAGTTCCAAGTGTCCACTTCTGAAATAAGAGCATTGAATTTCCCCTACCTCTTTCGCCCATGCCACCGCAAGCGCCAGCGTGTTTTCCAAATCTATATTCATGATAATTTATTCCTTTTTAGGATTTTCCTTTGTACCAATAATCTTTACTTTAAACAATAAAGTAGAATAAGCCGGGATGACATAAGAACCATCATACTCTCGCAATCCGCTATAGCTATATCCCATACCAGATGAAAAAAGGATAATAGCTTCTTCCCCAACTCTAAGTTCGGGCAAAGTCAAAGAGATTCCCTTTATCATATTCGGTAAAAACCATTTCACCTCATCATCACTCTCCATTTTCATGAATTGTCGTAAAGGAGTATTATATTCATCTAAAATCTTTCCCTCCGCCCACACGGTAACACTATCCGTCGCTTGAATAGACTTTCCACTCAAATTCTTTTTTGTCTTGACAATTAAAGCAATCGTGTCGGTTGCCCCTTCATGTAAATAAACAGTTTCAGAAACTGTTAAATCGTTATCTTTGATATACTGCTTGATCATTTCGTTCTCAAAAGCAAGTAGATTATCCTCCTTCACGATACCCTCCACGGTATATTCCCGATAAACTAAAGCTGTTGAAAGGCTCATAATACTCGAAACGATTGAACTCCCCGTTGTTCCTTCCGGGATATTCATTAAAATATCTGATAACGGATCTGTATATTTATCCTTATCCGTATTCATTTGTACCAAAATCGGTCCACCTAAAGTATAATAGGGAGAAACTCCGGCACCAACGGCAACACTCGGGTCTGAAGAGTCGATAACATTTCCCGTTAGGCTCCTTTGCGTGTAGTTAATCCAAACGAAATCACCATATGTTGCTTTCTTTCCTTCTTTCTGGTAATTAAACAAATAAGCGTAATCCTCGATATTTTCTTTCAAGTAAGTATAATGATACGTGAAGATCTTCGGATCGGAATCCTTACTATACACGAAATCTTTAATCCTAGCCTGCTCATCCTCAAATGTTTTCTTCCAGTTATCGCCATCATCATCGGAACACCCGATGAATCCGCTTGCCAAAAGGCAAAACATCATAAATAAATAATTACTTTTCATTTTCCGTTTTTATTTAGCTGTTATTTTTCAAATTATTCTTCTTCCGTTTTAGGCGGAACCACTTTACGAATCCGTACCCAATACCATAACGTTGAGTATGGAGGAATTAAATATTGTTTAAGTTTAGTACGATCTCGGAAAGTTATTTCCCGGGTTGTACCTACCGCACCGTAAGCCATTCCATAAGGCACGATAATATGTGCAGAATCTCCAGCCTGTAAATGTTGTAATCCTTTTACCAACCCAGTCGGATAATTTTTCTGCCAAGTCTCATTAAACAAGAAATAAATAGAATCACGTCCCATACTTCTCAACACCCGATTTTGTAATCCCACATCATCCAGCAAACCATAATCCATTTCCAACAAAACAGAATCCCCTACTTGAATATCTTGATCGCCCGTTCCTTTCTCCAAAATAGCTGTATAAGTAACTGTATCCCGCTCTCCAATAGATGAAATTTCTCGCGTAGGAAAGTCAACAAAAGCACTCTCCACGCCTATAACGTCTACTAGATAACTTCGAATCAACTTATACTCATTCACTTTCACATCGTTAATGAGCTTATGTGCCTTTAACTTATAATGTAACGGTTTCCCGTAATTATTCTTATCTCCAGCCAAAATAGAGGGTACAATCATTTCTCCACCCATACTTCCAACACTAATATGTCGAAACGCTTCTGCCACATAATCATATTTCTTGATCGTGTCATAACGATAAAGAACCGGTCCTCCAAAAGCATAAGTAAACGTGGAATCACCCTGTTCGGGAGATGTCGTATCCAATTTATCCCCATTTAGATAGAATTTCTCGTAATCCATCAACACCCATCCTGTATCTTTCGCAACCTCGCCACTATTATCGTAATTGAAAATAAAGACGGTATCGATCAACATGCCTTTCACGCTATAATACTCAAGATAAAGAATCGGCGTGGTAATCTGACTCAGGTACTCGTGAATAGCGATCTTCTCATTTTCCAATGTATCAATCAAATCGAGATCTTCTTCATCGTTATTACAACCGAAGAAAGTCAACGCAAACAAACTGCTTAATAGAATCAGAAACTTATTCATTATACTACTTATTATCTATTGGTACTTCCACCCACGCACCTTGATGCAAGCGCATCGTGCTTTTTATTCCGACTTCCCGCAACCACTCGAATGCCAACGCCCGGTTGTCATTAACCAACTGGGGCAAATGAGCGTCAGAATTCACCATCACGGGAATATTCAACTCTTTCAACCACTTGAAATACTTCACATTGGGGAACATCATCCCCTTTTTCGTGTATGCTTTCGTGTTCACCTCCACCATGACGCCCTTCTCCGCTATCAAGGACATATAGTCCCACAACAACCGGTTATACCACTCCTGTTCCGTCAACGTGCTATCCATCAGTGAACCGTTCATGGATATTTTATCCAAATGCGCCACGAAATCAAAACCACCCAACTCCACCATCCGGGAAGACGCCTTGAAATAAGCCTCCACGAGATATCTCAGATCATCATGAAAGACCAAACGCAAGTTCTCCCTAAAATCCTCGAACTTCCCGTCCATATCCATGATCTCACCCGTCTGTTCCTCGGTCACGAGATGCACGGAACCAATGCGGTAATCCAGCGGCATACGCTGAAAATATTCTACTGCCGGTCCCCAATCATCATTCAGATAATCAATTTCCATCCCCACATAAAGCTCAATCTGCCCCGCGTATTTCTCCTGCAAACGCTTTATCTCCGTCAGGTAAGCCTCCACGTTTCCTTTGCTTAAAGACCAACGGGTCTCGAAAGGAAGTGGTGAGTGCGAAGAGATCCCGTAACTATGAAATCCCGCCTCGATGGCAGCCTTCACGAAATCCTCCGCCGGGGCTTTCCCGTCACAAAAATTACAATGACTATGATACGTGCATAAATCCATCAGCTACTCCTTCACCCAAGCATGAACAATTTCGGCCACGTACACTTTGTGGAAATCCTTCTGGCCGTACTGGCTATCCACGATCTTCTTGTCCAGAAAAGCCTCTTCCTTCAAGAAGTCAGTATATAATTTCTTACACTCCAACACCAATGTTGCCTCCTCGAAAGCCGGGTTCCCGGCCTCCGTGAAATAGGGCGTCAACCCGCTTTCCTGCACCTTGTTCACGTTACGCCCGGAAACAGAACCACATACATTCAATGCATGACGGTACTTCTCGTCAAAAAACGACAAGGTAAACTCATCTTTTTTCTCCGTAAACTCGAACGTGTAACGTTGTGGTCGCACAAACACCATCACCACGGGTTTATTCCACAAATACCCCATCGATCCCCAACTAGCCGTCATCATGTTGAACTTCTCCTGATCCCCAGCCGTCACCAGCATCCAATCCTGACCGATCAACTTGATCACGTTCTTGTCTATATTCTTAGCTTCAATCTTTCTCATCTTTATTCAATTTAACACCAACTTGTAACCTGTAAACCTGCAACTCGCCGCAGGCGATCTTCTTACATTCTCTCCGGCATCTCTATTCCCAACATCCCCATGGCATTCTCTATTGCCACGCTACATTGCCGTGCCAGTAGCAAACGTAAATTACGCACTTGCTCGTTTTCTTCCTTCAGTATAGAGTAATCATGATAGAACTGGTTAAATTCCTTCGCCAGCTCGTAAGCATAATTCCCGATCAACGCCGGGCTATAATTATCCCCTGCCTCCTTCACGACCGCGGGCAATTTAGCAATCAGCTTAACCAAATTCTGTTCCTTCTCGGTTAATGCCGTGTGAATATCTCCCGGAACGATCTTTACCCCGGCCTCTTCCGCTTTACGCAAAACAGACTTAATACGCGTATAGGTGTACTGGATAAATGGACCCGTGTTCCCGTTAAAATCAATAGATTCCTTCGGGTTAAACATCATGGTCTTCTTCGGATCAACCTTCAAGATAAAATACTTCAGCGCCCCCAAAGCAACCTTACGATACACGTCCTCGGCCTCTTCTTTCGTGTAACCGTCCAGTTTCCCCAACTCCTCGGAAGTCGTACGAGCCGTGTGAATCATCTCGTCAATCAAATCATCGGCATCCACCACCGTCCCCTCACGGGATTTCATTTTCCCCTCCGGTAATTCAACCATACCGTAAGAAAGATGCTTGATCTTGTCGGCCCAATCGAATCCCAACTTCTTACAAACCAATGACAACACCTGAAAATGGTAATTCTGCTCGTTACCCACCACGTATATCTCCTGATCCATATTAAACTCGTTGAAACGATCGTATGCCGTACCAATGTCCTGCGTCATGTAAACAGAAGTCCCGTCATCCCGCAACAACAACTTGTGATCCAACCCATCACCGGTAAGATCGGCCCACACGCTTCCGGTATCTTTCCGGTAAAGTACGCCATCAGCCAAACCTTTCAACACGAGGTCACGCCCTTTCTTGTATGTCTGTGACTCGAAATATACTTTGTCAAACGAGATACCCATCATTTTATAGGTCTCGTCAAAACCTTTCAATACCCAATCGTTCATGGTCCGCCACAAGGAAACCACCTTCTCGTCCCCGGCTTCCCACTTACGTAACA
Proteins encoded in this region:
- a CDS encoding FKBP-type peptidyl-prolyl cis-trans isomerase — protein: MNKFLILLSSLFALTFFGCNNDEEDLDLIDTLENEKIAIHEYLSQITTPILYLEYYSVKGMLIDTVFIFNYDNSGEVAKDTGWVLMDYEKFYLNGDKLDTTSPEQGDSTFTYAFGGPVLYRYDTIKKYDYVAEAFRHISVGSMGGEMIVPSILAGDKNNYGKPLHYKLKAHKLINDVKVNEYKLIRSYLVDVIGVESAFVDFPTREISSIGERDTVTYTAILEKGTGDQDIQVGDSVLLEMDYGLLDDVGLQNRVLRSMGRDSIYFLFNETWQKNYPTGLVKGLQHLQAGDSAHIIVPYGMAYGAVGTTREITFRDRTKLKQYLIPPYSTLWYWVRIRKVVPPKTEEE
- a CDS encoding histidinol-phosphatase yields the protein MDLCTYHSHCNFCDGKAPAEDFVKAAIEAGFHSYGISSHSPLPFETRWSLSKGNVEAYLTEIKRLQEKYAGQIELYVGMEIDYLNDDWGPAVEYFQRMPLDYRIGSVHLVTEEQTGEIMDMDGKFEDFRENLRLVFHDDLRYLVEAYFKASSRMVELGGFDFVAHLDKISMNGSLMDSTLTEQEWYNRLLWDYMSLIAEKGVMVEVNTKAYTKKGMMFPNVKYFKWLKELNIPVMVNSDAHLPQLVNDNRALAFEWLREVGIKSTMRLHQGAWVEVPIDNK
- a CDS encoding flavin reductase family protein, which gives rise to MRKIEAKNIDKNVIKLIGQDWMLVTAGDQEKFNMMTASWGSMGYLWNKPVVMVFVRPQRYTFEFTEKKDEFTLSFFDEKYRHALNVCGSVSGRNVNKVQESGLTPYFTEAGNPAFEEATLVLECKKLYTDFLKEEAFLDKKIVDSQYGQKDFHKVYVAEIVHAWVKE
- the argS gene encoding arginine--tRNA ligase, producing MTIEKMLTQQVLEAVKACYGVELTEKDVQLQETRKEFAGDLTVVVFPFTRYSRKSPEETAKELGEYLKQNIEEVETYNVIKGFLNVVISSAYWIEVLNDVAKEEKYGYAKEPSGKTYMIEYSSPNTNKPLHLGHIRNNFLGWSVSEIQKANGHNVIMVNLVNDRGIHICKSMIAWEKFANGATPESTGTKGDHFVGDYYVRFDKEYKAQIKELMEQGKTEEEAKKEAPILLEAQEMLRKWEAGDEKVVSLWRTMNDWVLKGFDETYKMMGISFDKVYFESQTYKKGRDLVLKGLADGVLYRKDTGSVWADLTGDGLDHKLLLRDDGTSVYMTQDIGTAYDRFNEFNMDQEIYVVGNEQNYHFQVLSLVCKKLGFDWADKIKHLSYGMVELPEGKMKSREGTVVDADDLIDEMIHTARTTSEELGKLDGYTKEEAEDVYRKVALGALKYFILKVDPKKTMMFNPKESIDFNGNTGPFIQYTYTRIKSVLRKAEEAGVKIVPGDIHTALTEKEQNLVKLIAKLPAVVKEAGDNYSPALIGNYAYELAKEFNQFYHDYSILKEENEQVRNLRLLLARQCSVAIENAMGMLGIEMPERM